The genomic window CCGGTCTCGAGTGCGGTCAGGGCCTCGTCAAATGTGGCCCAATTTGTTGAATCAGTTACGGAAGCGGGTTTGCCGGTCCTCGGATTATGCGGGATTTTGGTCGGTCTTTCGTTTTCACGATTAGTGTAACGCCACACCACCCACTGTGGATATTGCCTTAATTCATTTGGGATGTTGTCGAAATTACCCGTTACATTGGTCATGAACATCACCTGCCAGTAATTTTACAGTCATCCGGTAGCTTAATCTTGAAAAATTGTTCAAATTCGCTAACGGGTATCAAAATCTTCCAGTTGTGCGGTTTAATTCCATGCAGCTCGCCGTTGTAAAAGTAGCCTTTTATAGTGCGTTCACTTAATCCGGTGAGTTGAGCAATTTCCTTCGGCGTTAGGAAAAGCTTTCTCATCTATAGTCCACCTCCCTGTAACCGATTTTTGAAGCTAGCTGTCGGATTGCGATGGTGTCGTCGTAAATACCGAGCAGTCTCTTGCCGTGGCCTCTTGAAATCCCGGCAGCCCGACAGGCGGTAGAAAAACCGATACCGCCAAAATCTCTCTTGATACGGCGTAAAATTTGCGGGTCCCTTGTTCGGACAAATTCGTCAATCAACGTGTGTAAACGCATAAAACCACCTCATTGAAAGTCTCCAATCAGCGGGCGGCTAGTCCCGCAAAAACCACTACTTGTTTTACAATCCAAGTATAATACACGAGGGTATCTCGTTTTTATCAATTTTTTATCAACTTTTTACGAAATTTCGTTTATTCCCTTTTTTCAAGTCGATTTTAGCACAAAACAACCTTTCAATCCTGCCATGTCTCTGCCAAGTTCAACTTGTGGTTTTATTACACGGTTTATCTTGACTTAGTAAATTTGGTGAGATACTGAAGCTAGATATTTCAAGGCACAGGAGGCAATGTAAAATATGCTTCAAACTTTTGTTGTGAGTTTTTACTTTAATCCGCTAAAGCACCAGGAAAGGTTATTGACCGGTGGAAAGGATAAGAAGGTCCAGGCAGGGCATTTCCTTCGAAAAGCTGTAGAGCTTGTACTTGCCGAGGAAAACGGCCATTCGGAAGATGAAGTCCGGGAATTCTTTCCGGGAGATAACGAAAAGGAAAAGACTGCCCACCTGTGGAGTTTATTCGAGGCATGGTTTTCAACCATACCGCCAAATGCGGCCATCAGAAAGAGCTTTCCACAGAAAGGGCAAGAGCGTAAATGGGACCCTGATTACCCGGTGAAAAAACTCGAGTGGCCGAATACGCCCGCAGGAGCATATGCGGCGGTGATGTACAACGACCCTTATTTCAGCCATATAGCGAAAGAATTGTTTTTCCAGGATGTATGGCTGCCTGTATTCGCAGCGTGGAACAGGTGCCGGATACTGCCCTATCGCGGCGGCTGGCTGGTCGATGCGGGCAGCGAATATGACGCCGCTTGCTGCGAAGCACTGCTGTTTATCCAGTTCAACAGGCGGCCAAAATGGAAAGTGTGCTCGAACCCGAAGTGTCTCAAGGTCCATGACGGCAATGAATGGAAATGTGCGAAGTGTCGAGGTCAGGTAAGGCGTTATATTCCACCTGTGGAGAGGACGGAGGAGATGAGGTTTCTGGACCGAATCAGGCGGGCCAAATGCGATGGGATTATCGGTGAAAAGGATTATGCCGGTCTGAAAGCCCTTGTTGATAATGGAGAGCTTTTAAAAGCGCAGGAGCGTTACAGCCAGCTGAAAAAGGAACATGCCATGCGAAAACGTGCTGCGTCATTCAGGCGATGACATTATTCCCTCCACAGGTTTGCGTTCCGTACTGATTGCGCATACGACACCGTTATATACCCTCCCAAAATGTGGTGCGACACTGCCCAACCTGTGGTATAATAATATCGAAGCATGTTTTTGATTCCTGTGGCCTCTCCCGGCCCTGCTCTACAGGGCCTTTCCTATTAAAGCAAAAAACCCGGCTTGAATTGCCGGGTTTTTCGGTAAGCACGCCCTTACAGCTTCTGCGGGCCTGCCGCCTCCTATTCCCTTTCTTTTACGGTATAGCTGAGCAGCGCTTCCATGATTTTCTTTTTGTAAACCGGTTCGAAATTCCAGTCGAGCTGCAGGATGTTATCCAGTGCGTTCAGGATTTCATCCGCCAGTTTTTCCTTCGCCGTCATTTTGCCCGCTTGCATAATTCCCGCCATTTGTTACACCTTCCTCTTTCGATGGTTTTTTCGAGGAAGGAGCGAATTGATTGGCGAAACGGCGGAATTCATCCGGTGCAGGTCCTCGTTTGAAAAGTTCACGTAGCGCTTTGTCATAGCCAGAGTGGTATGGCCCATGGTGCGCAT from Biomaibacter acetigenes includes these protein-coding regions:
- a CDS encoding helix-turn-helix domain-containing protein, with translation MRKLFLTPKEIAQLTGLSERTIKGYFYNGELHGIKPHNWKILIPVSEFEQFFKIKLPDDCKITGR